From Amycolatopsis sp. WQ 127309:
GATGGTGCCGTACCCCATCACCGTGGCCGTGTGCACGACGACGTCGATCCGGCCGTGGCGGTCCAGGACCCGCGCGACGATCCGGCCCGCCGCGGCCGGGTCCGCGATGTCCTCGGCCACGGTGTCCACCGCCCCGGCTCCCGCGACGCGGCACGCGGCTTCCGCGCTCTCGAGCGCTTCGGCGCTGCGCGAGACCAGAACCAGGTGCTCGCCGCGGCCGGCGAACGCGATCGCGGTGGCCAGCCCGATCCCGCTGCTGGCGCCGATGACGGCCACGACCCGCCCGGTCACGGGTGGAGCACCACCTTGACGCAGCCGTCGTGCTTGTCGCGGAACATCTCGTAGCCGTGCGCGGCCTCGGCGAGCGGCAGGTGGTGCGTGGTGAGGTCCAGCGTGCCGAGCGGGTCGGCCGGGTCGAGCACGAGCGGGAGGATCTCGTCGGTCCACCGGCGCACGTGGGCCTGGCCCATGCGCAGCTGGATGCCGCGGTCGAACATCTCCATCATCGGCATCGCGTCGACCTCGCCGCCGTACACGCCGGACACCGACGCCGTCCCGCCGCGCCGCACCCCCTTCAGGGCCGCGTGCAGCGCGTCGAGCCGGTCGACGGCCAGTCTGTCGGTCACCTTCCGCGCGACCGCGTCGGGGAGCAGCCCGGTGGCCTTCTGGGCCGCGGCGACGAGCCGGCCGCCGTGGGCTTCCATCCCGACGGCGTCGATCGTGGCGTCCGGGCCGCGGCCGTCGACCATGTCGATCAGCGTGGCGGCGACGTCGTCGACGTCGTCGAGGTTCACGGGCTCGGCGCCGTACCGCGCGGCGAGCGCGAGGCGTTCGGGGACCCGGTCGACGCCGATGATCCGGCCGGCGCCGAGGTGCGCGGCGATGCGGACGGCGAACTGCCCGACCGGGCCGAGGCCGAGCACCGCGACCGTGCCGCCGGGTGGCACGTCGGCGTAGCGGACGGCCTGCCACGCCGTCGGCAGGATGTCGGACAGGAACAGGAACTGCTCGTCCGGGGTGCCCTCGGGGACGACGATCGGCCCGAACTGGGCTTGCGGCACGCGCAGGTACTCGGCCTGGCCGCCGGGCACGGAACCGTAGAGATCCGTGTAGCCGAAGAGGCTCGCGCCTTTGCCGTGTTCGCGGACCTGGGTCGTCTCGCACTGCGCGAACAGGCCCCGGCCGCACATCCAGCAGTGCCCGCAGGAGATGTTGAACGGCACCACGACCCGGTCTCCCACGGACAGGTGCCCGGCGGCGCCGGAGCCGACTTCTTCCACGACCCCCATCGCCTCGTGCCCGAGGACGTCACCCGGCTTGAGGTACGGGCCGAGCACGCCGTAGAGGTGCAGGTCGGAGCCGCAGATCGCGGTCGAGGTGACTTTGATGATCGCGTCGGTCGGCTCCTCGATGCGCGGGTCCGGTACGTCGGCGATCTCGACTTTTTCGTTGCCTTGCCAGGTCAGTGCTTTGATGACGGCTCCTCGGTGGTGGGATTCAGACGACGGCGAAGGACTCGCCGGTCAGGACGCGGCCCAGTGGGGTCCGCGGGTCCGCCGGAGGACGGGACAGCAGGGTCGCGACGGCGAATTCGGCGGCTAATCCGTCGAAGGTCCGGTGCCGGCGCAGCATCGC
This genomic window contains:
- a CDS encoding zinc-dependent alcohol dehydrogenase, with the protein product MKALTWQGNEKVEIADVPDPRIEEPTDAIIKVTSTAICGSDLHLYGVLGPYLKPGDVLGHEAMGVVEEVGSGAAGHLSVGDRVVVPFNISCGHCWMCGRGLFAQCETTQVREHGKGASLFGYTDLYGSVPGGQAEYLRVPQAQFGPIVVPEGTPDEQFLFLSDILPTAWQAVRYADVPPGGTVAVLGLGPVGQFAVRIAAHLGAGRIIGVDRVPERLALAARYGAEPVNLDDVDDVAATLIDMVDGRGPDATIDAVGMEAHGGRLVAAAQKATGLLPDAVARKVTDRLAVDRLDALHAALKGVRRGGTASVSGVYGGEVDAMPMMEMFDRGIQLRMGQAHVRRWTDEILPLVLDPADPLGTLDLTTHHLPLAEAAHGYEMFRDKHDGCVKVVLHP